TAGATAATATTCGTGCTATATAATATAGCCTAAATAGTATATAGCAACAAATTGAACTTGCCTTAACTATTTTTTAAAACTTTTAGTATTTAATTTACGCATGGAGAATATGGAGCAGCTTGGATATTTACCTCAAATCGTTATCCTTTTATCAGCAGCAATATTGGTTGTAGCTTTTTTTAAAAAGATTAACCTTAGCCCTGTGCTCGGATATCTTGTAGCGGGTGCTATCATCGGAGAAAACGGCTTTAATTATGTTGATTCAAAAGACCTGCATATCGTAGCCGAGGTAGGTATCGTATTTTTATTGTTCGCAATAGGTCTTGAGCTTACGATTGACAGAGTTATGGCAATGAGGAAGCATGTATTTGGCTTTGGAACGGCTCAGGTTATGTTAACATCGGTTGCTATAGGCTTATTCTGTATGATAATAGGTATGCCGCCTGAAGCCTCAATAATTATAGGCGGTTCACTGGGGCTTTCTTCAACCGCTATAGTCCTTATGGTGATTGCCGATGCTAATGCACAATCTACGCAGGTGGGCAGGCTGTCACTTGCCACATTGTTATTGCAAGACCTTGCGGTTGTACCGTTGTTAGTATTAGTGCCTTTACTTGCCGCTAAAGAGGGCAGTGTATTTTTGTCAATGGGTACTGCCACAATAAAAGCAGCACTTGCACTAGTAATAATCTTCTTCCTTGGTCGTTTAATAATACGTCCGCTATTTAACTCTATCGCCTCTATCAATAGTAGTGAGTTGTTTGTTGCCGCTACATTATTTGTTATTTTAGGTTCGTCACTTGCTACAAATGCAATGGATTTATCACTTGCAATGGGTGCGTTCATCGCAGGATTGTTAGTTGCCGAAACACAATATCAAAATCGGGTTGAAGATAATATAATGCCGTTTAAAGGTCTTTTGATGGGGCTGTTCTTCATGACGGTAGGTATGACGATAAATCCTCATATAATATATGAAAAACTGTACATTATAATATTTGCCTCGGTCGCTCTTATATTTACAAAAGCGTCTATTATAATCACTTTGGCAAGATTGTTTAAATTTTCATGGGGAGCTTCAATACATGCCGGATTGCTATTGGCACAAGGCAGTGAGTTTGCATTCATTTTGTTCGGATTGGCATCAAAAGGCGATATAGCCATTATTGAGCCTGAAACCTCGCAAATATTATTAACCGTAGTTACGGTTTCAATGGCACTGACTCCCGCACTTTCAAAAATAGGCGAACTTGTCTGCAAAAGAACCGATTCGCATATATCTGCTGATGATAATTCGATACCTTCGGCTTCAGACCTAAACAGGCATGTTGTTATTGCAGGCTTCGGAAGGGTAGGGGAAATGGTGGCAAGGCTTCTTTCGGCACAGAAAATAAACTATGTAGTAATTGAAGCCGATGCAAAAAGGGCTAAGAACGGCAGAGAAAACGGATTTCCCGTTCATCACGGAGATGCAAGTAAGTTATATGCCTTAAAAGCTGTCGGTATAGAAAGAGCAAAAGCGACTATTATTACAATCGATCAAAGCGTATATTTAAAGAAAACTATCAGTATAATACACAAGGCTTATCCTGACATTCCTATCGTTGTACGCTCTGTGGATTTGCGAAATTTAAAGTCACTTGAAAAAGTGGGAGCAACAATTGTTGTTCCTGAAAAATATGAAGCAGGGCTGCAAATGGCAGGAGCATTGCTAAAAGCTATCGGAATGACCGAATATGAAGTAAGCAGGCTTAAAAATCAGTTCAGGGCAGGTGATTATAAAAATGCTAAAGAAGTAATGGTGGAGGAGTCTTCGTCTTAGTCAGTCTTTAAATGACATTTTTATTTTTCGTGATATCATAAAAAACATGGTTAAAAATATATCTACAGATGTAACAATTATCGGTGCAGGTTTAACCGGCATAACAACTGCAATTGCACTTGCACAAAATAATATTGATGTAGCTGTAATTGAATATGCCGATATTAAAAAGCTGCAATCCAAAGAATCAGACGGACGGACATGTGCTATATCTCACGGTTCATCAAAAATATTCGATAGGCTAGGGGTCTGGGAAGAGCTGAAAAAGAAAGCACAGCCAATACTTGATATAAGGGTAAGTGACGGTGAGTCACCTTTGTTCGTCCATTACGACCATAAAGCTGTAGGTAACAACCCTATGGGTTATATTGTAGAAAACTCGCATATCAGAAATGTATTATTTAAAAAAGCATCTGAATATAAAAATCTAAGGATAATTGACAAAGCAAAATACGAAGATGTAGAGTTGGAAAAAAACAAAGCTGCAATCACTTTGGATTCTGGGCAAAAAATATCTTCAATGCTAATCATAGCCGCTGACGGAAAGCAGTCTAATATACGACGGTCGGCAAATATAAAAACTACATCATACGACTATAAACAGACAGGAATAGTTTGTACGGTAAAACATGAAAAACACCATAACGCCGTGGCGGTAGAAAAGTTTTTGCCAACGGGGCCTTTCGCTATTTTGCCTATGCATGGCGGTTATCATTCGTCACTGGTATGGACGGAGCCGACAGAGCTTGCACCCGTTTACATGAAAATGACCGATAGTGAATTTATTGAACAGATAGCGATTAGGTTTGCAGGTTATTTGGGTAAAATTGAGCTTGCAAGTGACCGTTTTTCTTATCCTCTTTCGTTAAATATTGCAAAGAGCTACACTTCTACAAGACTTGTCTTGGTAGGTGATGCGGCTCACGGTATACACCCTATTGCAGGGCAGGGCTTTAACCTTGGGATAAGAGATGTTTCGGTTTTAGAAGACTTAATGGGCAACGCAAAAAAAACCGGGCAGGATATCGGTTCCGATATGGTTTTAGAAGAATATGCTAAAACCAGAAAATTCGATAGTATATCTCTTATTGCCACAACGGATATTCTTACAAGATTATTTTCTAATAATATAATACCTTTAAAACACGCACGCAGAATCGGTCTTGCCACCGTTAATAAGATAACGCCTTTGAAGAAGTTTTTTATGCGTCACGCTATGGGAGATTTTTAATATATTGAAAAACGAAAACACTACCAAGGATTAATAACTGTTAACGTATCCTTCCGGTTCCTAAGAAGTTATCAGGGTTAAGCACTCTATTTATTCTTCTGTCTATAGCGGTAATTATTTTCTGCGATGTTGGTTCGGACATTATCCATTGGGGTAAATCATCATCATTATCACTTATTTTTTTAACTTTTGAATCGACTCGCCTTGTATGTTCGGTATTATTTTCTTCGGTTCTATTGCAATTAAGATAATAACCTATGTCATCTTCATTAAATTTTGATGCTACTCCATGTAAAAGGTGAGTAAGTTCCGGACGTGTGTATCCTGTTTTGATATAACCGGAGTCATTGTCAATTGCATTACTGATTAAATCTTGTAATGACGGATTTCTTTCTACAATTTCAAGTGCTAATTTAGTTTGCCATGTGCTAAACGATTCATAACTAATTTTTCCATCTTCCCACTTGTCGATTTTAGTAAGAAGTTTTTTTTGAAAATGTTCGGAATCCTTGTATTTTGCAGGAAGATTATATTCCTTATGCAAATCCGGTAAATTTACACCCATTTGAGTCATTTTTTCTTTAAATTCTTTTGAAGGTGCACAATAGTGAATCGTAGGTCTTGAAGATGAGTTTCCCATAAATTAGTTCGCAATCCTTTGAATGTGAGGACAATCCAGCGAAAACGGTGGAATTTCCACAATTATCATTTCTCCGTCCATCTTAACCATATCGTAAGATCCCATCATTACGCCTGAGGATTCTGTAAGATGTACGCTGCTTGAATACTCGAATTCCTCGCCCTGCTTTAATACGGGTTGCAGACCGATTACGCCGTCTCCGTCTATTTCCTGCATTTGCCCTTTATCGTCTACAAGAACCCAATGCCTTCGAAGCAACTGCACTATGTCCGAACTATTGTTTTTGATGCGGATATTATACTCCCAAATGAAGAAGTTATCCATAGGTGACGACTGCTCGTCTTCATATTCGGGAGTAACGGTCACTTCAATATTATGGGATATTTGACGATACATAATAGCTCATTTTTAGTAATTTTTATGAGCAAGCATAATATACTTTCATAGTCGGAAGTTCTAGGGAAAATTTAATAAATTTTTGTCATTCATAATAAAAATTTTATATAAAAATTAACCTCTTCCCTTATATGGCAAAACACCTTGTTCGGGTATCCAAACTCCTTGCGGAGGCTCGCCGGACTGATAAAAGATATCAATAGGTATTCCGCCCCTCGGATACCAGTAACCACCTATTCTAAGCCATTTTGGTTTTGTTTCTTCAATAATACGAAGTGCGATTGACATGGTGCAGTCTTCGTGGAACGCCCCATGATTTCTATATGATGTTAAGTATAATTTTAACGACTTGCTTTCTATAAGCAGTTTATCGGGTACATAATCAATAACTAAGTGTGCAAAATCGGGTTGCCCTGTTATCGGGCATATTGATGTAAATTCAGGGCAGGTAAACCGCACCAGATAATCAATACCTTCCTTCGGGTTTTTTACCGTTTCAATTATTGCTTCTTCAGGTGACTTGGGTGATTCGGTTTGCGAACCAAGCTGCGAAAGTGAATTATATATAGATTCTGACATAGATTTAGTATTTTAAAATTTTAAATATTCTCGTTGTAAAAGTGACATTATAATAGCATCTTCAAAATTACCGTGTAGAAGTTTTTGCTCCCTTAACACCCCTTCTTTTTTAAACCCTGCTTTTCTAAGGACATTTATTGATGCCTTATTGGTTGGAGTAACCGTAGCTTCCACCCTGTGCAAATCCATCTGGCTAAATGCAAAGCCCAAAACGGCTTTTACCGCCTGACTCATTATACCGTTACCCCAATATTTTTTATTAAGGTCGTAGCTTATTTCACCCCTGCGGTGGTCACGGTTCCAGTAGTTAAAACCGCATGAGCCGATAAGCATATCATTATCTTTGCGTGCTATTACCCAATATACACTCCTTCTGTAACGGAATAGGTCAATATTATAGTCTATTTCTTCTTTAACACGTGCCATATTTCTCGGTATGCATTCTTCAGGCACATAACGTATAACATCATTGTCCTGCATATATTCATAATATTCTTTAGCGTCGTTATAGCTAATCTGACGAAGTATCAATTCTTCGTTTATATTTATAATCGGAAATGAATTAAAAACTCTTTCAACGCCCATATTATGTAGTCTCTGTTTAATAGTTTTTTTGTTATAATTACGTTAAAAAATGACAAATTGCAAGGATTTAAAGGGACGGGTCGGCTATACCGTTTTGTGCGAAGCCTTTGTTACGAAGCCGGCACGAATCGCACTGACCACATGGTCTTCCGTTAATATCGGGGTCATAGCAGCTAATTGTTTTTGAATAGTCAAGACCAAGCTCCATACCTGTTTTTATAATCTCCGCTTTCGACATATTAATTAGAGGGGCATTTATTTTTATTCGGTTATTAGTGTTAATAGTCGCTGCCGTAGCAAGGTTTGCCATATCTTCATATGCTTTTAAATATTCGGGGCGGCAATCAGGATAACCGCTATAATCAAGTATATTAGCACCGATAAATATATCATATGCTTTTATTGTTTCCGCATATGCAAGGGCATATGAAAGGAAGATTGTATTTCGGGCAGGAACATATGTTACGGGTATATCTTTTGATTCGGTATCCCTGTTTTTGGGGACTTCAATATTATCTGTTAGGGCAGAGCCTCCAAATAGACGCAAATCAATTTTTGCTATCTTGTGTTCGGCAACATTTAAATCCTTTGCAAGCTCAATAGCTTTAGCAAGTTCAATATTATGACGTTGACCATAATCAAATGAAAGGGCATAAACCGCATACAATTCGCTCATTGCGATAGCACAGGTAGTCGCAGAATCCAAGCCTCCGCTTAGTAATAGAACTGCCTTTTTGCTCATAACTAAACTTATTATTTAAAAACTTTTAAAAGTTGACATGTCACTCTGAACTTGTTTCAGGGTCTTTTTAAAGTAAAGTTAGATGCTGAAATAAATTCAGCATGACATAAAAACTAATTATAACGTATCGCAACCGTTAAACGTACAATTCCGTTTTTAAATGTTTTTAATAAGTAATAAAACCGCTAAATGCAAGCATATTAGACATTTATTCTTTCCATTTTATCGAACAGCCTATACTAGGGTGTTGTACCCTTGGTCCTTTGTCGAGCTGTGCAACCTGCATCATTGCGTTGAAAAGATCTCTATCTGCCGAAGGATTATTTTTCATGCCGGAGCTGTCCAGCCTGCCGCGATATTGTAGTTCAAGGTTACGATTGAACCCAAAAAAATCAGGGGTACATACAGCCCCATATTGCTTAGCAACTGCCTGTGTTTCATCAATTACATATGGAAAGGGAAAGTTTTTTTGCTGTGCCAGCTTTTTCATGTTGTCGAAACTGTCATCAGGATAGTTTTTCGTATCATTTGACATTATGGCGATGGAATTGATTCCCTGCTCTTTTAATTCCGCACAATCACGTATTATTTTATCGAGAATCGCCTGAACATAAGGACAATGGTTACAAATGAACATAACCAGAAGACCGTTTTCTCCTTTTGTGTTTTCTAAAGTGTATATTTTTCCGTCAGTGCCTTTTAATTCAAAATCAGCCGCTGTCCTATTTTCTTCAATTGATGGTGTTTCCAGTGCTACCATTAATGACTCCTGTATTTTTATTATATAATTTTTCCAATCTATGCCAAAAAAGCAGTCCTTTCAATGAACAAATCATATTTATGATGAAAAATATCAGTGCTATAGCAACCCCCAGTTCAGGGTTTAAATTTAAAATGCCCGCACCATATAAGAAGGATAATTCCCTTATACCAACTCCCCCTATAGATATTGGCAGTACGGAAAGTAAAGCCGATACCGTAAATAAAAAAAGATAGCCGTTTATTAAATTAAACCCTTCATTATCAACGCCAAGGGCAACTATTATAAAATATACCGATAACACTCCTGAGGCTTGTATTGCCAAAGAATAAGGTATAGCACCCAAAGCGGTTTTATAATTTTCTTTAAGCACTTTATTGACGCAGAAAAAATATACAGGCGTAAGAATAATAAGACTAAATGTTATTAACAGGTCACCATATCGGATAATATCCTGTACGTTAGATAATAAAGCAAATATTAAGGATAATATTAATAATATGTATAATCCGCTTGCCCTGTCCGACAGTAAAAGTCTTACTGATTTTAGTATCGGAAAATTAGCTAGCTTATTTATTGAATATGCTTTGTAACCGTCTCCGCTTATTCCTCCGGGCAATATAGTGTTAAACAGCATACCGGTGAAATAAAGACCCAAGCTGTAATTATAATTTAGCTGTAAGTTTTCTGATTTGTAGTAATATCTCATGCGGCTTACACTTACAATTTGAGCTAACATAAAGAATAGGTATGCAATATAAAGCAGAAAAGGATTGATATGCTTTATATATTGTTTGATTTTGGATATATCGGTTTGATAAAAAACAACACCTAAAGCTGCAATTATAAAAAGAATCTTTACAGCAAGCAGGGCATGTTTTTTATTTATATTCATCTACTATGCAGCTTTTTTCTTTTTTGCGGTTGAAGTGGTTTTTGAATCACTTTTACCCGCAGTGTAAGTGTCCCTTATATTGTACGGTTTTTTATTTTGTGATTCGTAATAAGTACGCATTAACAACTCTGATATAAAGCCGGTAGTAATTAACTGCACTCCGGTTATTATAAGTAAAATTCCCACGTAAAATAAAGGTCTTCCACCGATATCTCCACCTAATACTTTAATAAAAAGCAGGTATGTTTCGATTAATCCTCCGCCAATTAGCATAAACACACCCAAAGTACCGAAAAGGTGCATAGGTTTTTGTCGCCACTTAGATAGGAATATCATTAATAGCAGGTCACTAACAACTCTGAAAGTCCTGCCAATTCCATATTTTGACTCACCGAATTTTCTTGCGTGGTGTTTGATTTCAACTTCGGCTATCTTAGCTCCTTCCATGTGACCCAACACCGGAATGAATCTATGCAATTCACCGTATAATTCTATTTGCTTGGCTATTGATGTGCGGAACACCTTTAAAGTGCAGCCATAATCGGTTATATCCACTTTAGTAAATGCCCTGATTAGCATATTTGCTATTTTGCTTGGTATTTTACGCAAGAAACGCCCGTCCTGCCTGTTTGCCCTGATTCCGGCTACTATATCCAGCCCTTCTTTTTCAAGTTTTTCAATCATCATAGGAATATCGGAGGGGTCATTTTGTAAATCTCCGTCCAGCGTTGCTATCAGCTCACCCTTTGCGGCATCTATACCGGCAGCCATTGCCGAAGTTTGCCCAAAATTCCTCTGAAACTGAACCAGCCTTACATTTTTAGTTGCAGTTTCATTTATTATTTTGCAGGTATCATCATGTGAACCGTCATCTACGAAAATAACTTCATGTTCAACGTCTTTTAAAGCTTCTTTTAAAGCCTCAATCATTGGAACTATATTGTCTTCTTCATTATAAACAGGGACAACTACCGATAAATGCATTTATTACTACCTATAAATTTTGACAAGAATATAATATACAGTGTATGAAGATAAGTTCAAGTGAGTTGAAAATATTATAGTGATTTTATGACTGAAAAAGAAATAGATAACAAATTACTGGAAATTTTACGTTGCCCCGTAACCAAGGGAAAGTTGCAGTATGATGCCAAAAATAACGAACTGGTTAGTAAAGAAGCTATGCTTGCCTATCCTATCCGCAACGGCATTCCGATAATGTTGGAATCAGAGGCAAGGAAGATAAAAAAATAAACGAAATTTTACGTTTTATGGGGTAGGTTCGGACTTCTCTTATCCATAGTTTTGGTTAATTACATTAAACGAGGAATTGAATTTTGTTTTAATGTAACTTCAAGCGTGTTCCTTAGTAGACATGCTATGGTCATGGGACCGACACCGCCGGGAACCGGAGTGATATAACCTGCTATTTTTGATACTTCATTAAAATTAACATCTCCTACAAGCTTATATTTACCGTCACTTGCTTCAACTCTGTTGATACCGACATCAATAACGGTAGCACCATGTTTTATCCACGCACCGCGTACTATCCCTTCAACACCGACGGCAGCTATAACTATGTCCGCCCTCCTGCATTCAGCCTCTAAATTTTTGGTGCGTGAGTGAGTCATGGTAACTGTGCAGTTTTCTTTTAATAGAAGTCGTGCCATTGGCTTTCCGACTATATTAGAACGCCCTATAATAACGGCATGCAACCCTGTTAAATCACCCAATGTATCTTTAAGCATTAATATACACCCTAGCGGTGTACATGGTACGGTAGCATCTTGTCCGGTTGCCAGTCGCCCTGCGTTTATAACATGAAAACCGTCAACATCTTTTTCAGAATCGATAGAGTTAATAACCGCGTTTTCTTCAATATGCGATGGGAGTGGCAACTGAACCAGAATTCCATTTACTTTTGGGTCTTTATTC
This DNA window, taken from Alphaproteobacteria bacterium CG11_big_fil_rev_8_21_14_0_20_39_49, encodes the following:
- a CDS encoding potassium transporter; the encoded protein is MEQLGYLPQIVILLSAAILVVAFFKKINLSPVLGYLVAGAIIGENGFNYVDSKDLHIVAEVGIVFLLFAIGLELTIDRVMAMRKHVFGFGTAQVMLTSVAIGLFCMIIGMPPEASIIIGGSLGLSSTAIVLMVIADANAQSTQVGRLSLATLLLQDLAVVPLLVLVPLLAAKEGSVFLSMGTATIKAALALVIIFFLGRLIIRPLFNSIASINSSELFVAATLFVILGSSLATNAMDLSLAMGAFIAGLLVAETQYQNRVEDNIMPFKGLLMGLFFMTVGMTINPHIIYEKLYIIIFASVALIFTKASIIITLARLFKFSWGASIHAGLLLAQGSEFAFILFGLASKGDIAIIEPETSQILLTVVTVSMALTPALSKIGELVCKRTDSHISADDNSIPSASDLNRHVVIAGFGRVGEMVARLLSAQKINYVVIEADAKRAKNGRENGFPVHHGDASKLYALKAVGIERAKATIITIDQSVYLKKTISIIHKAYPDIPIVVRSVDLRNLKSLEKVGATIVVPEKYEAGLQMAGALLKAIGMTEYEVSRLKNQFRAGDYKNAKEVMVEESSS
- the ubiH gene encoding 2-octaprenyl-6-methoxyphenyl hydroxylase — encoded protein: MVKNISTDVTIIGAGLTGITTAIALAQNNIDVAVIEYADIKKLQSKESDGRTCAISHGSSKIFDRLGVWEELKKKAQPILDIRVSDGESPLFVHYDHKAVGNNPMGYIVENSHIRNVLFKKASEYKNLRIIDKAKYEDVELEKNKAAITLDSGQKISSMLIIAADGKQSNIRRSANIKTTSYDYKQTGIVCTVKHEKHHNAVAVEKFLPTGPFAILPMHGGYHSSLVWTEPTELAPVYMKMTDSEFIEQIAIRFAGYLGKIELASDRFSYPLSLNIAKSYTSTRLVLVGDAAHGIHPIAGQGFNLGIRDVSVLEDLMGNAKKTGQDIGSDMVLEEYAKTRKFDSISLIATTDILTRLFSNNIIPLKHARRIGLATVNKITPLKKFFMRHAMGDF
- a CDS encoding Co2+/Mg2+ efflux protein ApaG; translation: MYRQISHNIEVTVTPEYEDEQSSPMDNFFIWEYNIRIKNNSSDIVQLLRRHWVLVDDKGQMQEIDGDGVIGLQPVLKQGEEFEYSSSVHLTESSGVMMGSYDMVKMDGEMIIVEIPPFSLDCPHIQRIAN
- a CDS encoding NADPH-dependent 7-cyano-7-deazaguanine reductase QueF (NADPH-dependent; catalyzes the reduction of 7-cyano-7-deazaguanine to 7-aminomethyl-7-deazaguanine in queuosine biosynthesis), translated to MSESIYNSLSQLGSQTESPKSPEEAIIETVKNPKEGIDYLVRFTCPEFTSICPITGQPDFAHLVIDYVPDKLLIESKSLKLYLTSYRNHGAFHEDCTMSIALRIIEETKPKWLRIGGYWYPRGGIPIDIFYQSGEPPQGVWIPEQGVLPYKGRG
- a CDS encoding N-acetyltransferase translates to MGVERVFNSFPIININEELILRQISYNDAKEYYEYMQDNDVIRYVPEECIPRNMARVKEEIDYNIDLFRYRRSVYWVIARKDNDMLIGSCGFNYWNRDHRRGEISYDLNKKYWGNGIMSQAVKAVLGFAFSQMDLHRVEATVTPTNKASINVLRKAGFKKEGVLREQKLLHGNFEDAIIMSLLQREYLKF
- the queC gene encoding 7-cyano-7-deazaguanine synthase QueC translates to MSKKAVLLLSGGLDSATTCAIAMSELYAVYALSFDYGQRHNIELAKAIELAKDLNVAEHKIAKIDLRLFGGSALTDNIEVPKNRDTESKDIPVTYVPARNTIFLSYALAYAETIKAYDIFIGANILDYSGYPDCRPEYLKAYEDMANLATAATINTNNRIKINAPLINMSKAEIIKTGMELGLDYSKTISCYDPDINGRPCGQCDSCRLRNKGFAQNGIADPSL
- a CDS encoding thioredoxin family protein; this translates as MVALETPSIEENRTAADFELKGTDGKIYTLENTKGENGLLVMFICNHCPYVQAILDKIIRDCAELKEQGINSIAIMSNDTKNYPDDSFDNMKKLAQQKNFPFPYVIDETQAVAKQYGAVCTPDFFGFNRNLELQYRGRLDSSGMKNNPSADRDLFNAMMQVAQLDKGPRVQHPSIGCSIKWKE
- a CDS encoding glycosyltransferase, producing the protein MHLSVVVPVYNEEDNIVPMIEALKEALKDVEHEVIFVDDGSHDDTCKIINETATKNVRLVQFQRNFGQTSAMAAGIDAAKGELIATLDGDLQNDPSDIPMMIEKLEKEGLDIVAGIRANRQDGRFLRKIPSKIANMLIRAFTKVDITDYGCTLKVFRTSIAKQIELYGELHRFIPVLGHMEGAKIAEVEIKHHARKFGESKYGIGRTFRVVSDLLLMIFLSKWRQKPMHLFGTLGVFMLIGGGLIETYLLFIKVLGGDIGGRPLFYVGILLIITGVQLITTGFISELLMRTYYESQNKKPYNIRDTYTAGKSDSKTTSTAKKKKAA
- a CDS encoding bifunctional methylenetetrahydrofolate dehydrogenase/methenyltetrahydrofolate cyclohydrolase FolD, whose protein sequence is MSQAKIIDGKAFAEEIRSQVKEQVSQLKEQHNITPGLAVVLVGEDPASQVYVRNKGKQTVEVGMNSFEFKLPSSVSQEELVKKIEELNKDPKVNGILVQLPLPSHIEENAVINSIDSEKDVDGFHVINAGRLATGQDATVPCTPLGCILMLKDTLGDLTGLHAVIIGRSNIVGKPMARLLLKENCTVTMTHSRTKNLEAECRRADIVIAAVGVEGIVRGAWIKHGATVIDVGINRVEASDGKYKLVGDVNFNEVSKIAGYITPVPGGVGPMTIACLLRNTLEVTLKQNSIPRLM